The Nostoc sp. 'Lobaria pulmonaria (5183) cyanobiont' genome window below encodes:
- a CDS encoding glycosyltransferase family 2 protein yields MLLHQECQQPLVSVVIPTYNRPDYLKQAIASAIKQTYQNIEIIISDNCSSENPQAIVASFGDSRIQFWQHQQNMGMLANQQYGFKMAQGKYVASLHDDDIWNEDFLAKLVPPLEANSDLILAFCDQYIIDANSIINHAGTEENTRGYKRDKLAKGIYQPFSKIGLIDKSIPTAASCVIRNNLVDWYSIPSEVGGMWDLYLTYLFCISGYGAYYCPERLTRYRAHEQTDTMLSGSRDVQAKIRKAKSEMFCYQVFMEDPRLQEFRTHFQQKWLEANTTLGIGLLRSEQIAAARPYFLQALNQQKFNVRTMAALSLSFTPRFLASKLIGVSK; encoded by the coding sequence ATGTTATTACATCAAGAATGTCAACAACCTTTAGTCAGCGTTGTTATCCCCACTTATAATCGACCAGACTATCTCAAGCAAGCGATCGCAAGTGCTATAAAACAAACTTATCAAAATATTGAAATTATTATTTCTGATAATTGTAGTTCAGAAAATCCCCAAGCAATTGTTGCATCTTTTGGTGATTCACGCATCCAATTTTGGCAGCATCAGCAAAATATGGGTATGTTAGCTAATCAGCAGTATGGCTTTAAAATGGCGCAAGGTAAATATGTTGCTAGTCTCCATGACGATGATATTTGGAATGAAGACTTTTTAGCAAAGCTTGTACCACCATTAGAAGCAAATTCTGATTTAATTCTCGCTTTTTGTGACCAATATATTATAGATGCTAATAGCATAATTAATCATGCTGGTACCGAAGAAAACACACGCGGTTACAAGCGAGACAAACTAGCAAAAGGAATTTATCAACCTTTTTCCAAAATTGGGTTGATAGATAAAAGTATACCTACTGCTGCATCTTGCGTGATTCGGAATAATTTGGTGGATTGGTATAGTATTCCCTCAGAAGTTGGTGGGATGTGGGATTTATATTTAACCTATCTATTCTGTATATCTGGTTATGGCGCTTACTATTGTCCAGAAAGATTGACGCGATATCGTGCCCATGAGCAAACTGATACTATGCTCAGTGGGAGTCGAGATGTGCAAGCAAAAATTCGCAAAGCTAAAAGCGAAATGTTTTGTTATCAAGTATTTATGGAAGACCCTCGTTTACAGGAATTTAGAACTCATTTTCAACAGAAATGGTTAGAAGCTAATACTACTTTAGGAATTGGTTTGCTACGAAGCGAACAGATAGCCGCAGCACGTCCTTATTTTTTGCAGGCGCTGAATCAACAAAAATTTAATGTGCGAACTATGGCAGCACTTAGTCTTAGTTTTACTCCGCGATTTTTAGCAAGTAAGTTAATCGGAGTATCGAAATAA
- the hepA gene encoding heterocyst formation ABC transporter subunit HepA gives MNFQLPQPLSNLLKASSFWQDNYLILREFKHFRKIAILALIFSILAATFEGVSIGFLLSFLQSLTSPNAQPVQTGIEWFDLWILGAKTSAINRLYRVSLLILLSTWLRATFNYFSQVYTELSQLHLADRLRKQIFEQLQSLSLSYFSKTRSGELINTITTEIERIRQGFSGGAFLVTRGLTTFVYLISMFLISWQLTIISALLFTLLGVGLSNLNARVRESSFGMTTANANFTSTAIEFINGIRTVHSCGTQEFERQRYYQASDKVISSTTKVVFTWTLVKPIAEGVATTVLIGMIILAFTSLVTNGTLQVASLLTFFFVLFRFIPFVQDINGTRAYLSTLHGSADNIKNLLTSDEKYYFQNGRVEFKGLKRSIDLVSVDFGYDDKNLVLHNITLTIEKGKMTALVGASGAGKTTLADLIPRFYNATDGYIYIDEIDIRQFEINSLRHKIAVVSQDTFIFNTNVWQNISYGTPEATNEEIQEAAKLANALEFILEMPEGFDTQLGDRGVRLSGGQRQRIAIARALLRNPEILILDEATSALDSLSERLIQDSLEKLSVGKTVIAIAHRLSTISKADKVVVLEQGRIVEQGKYQELLELKGKLWKYHQMQYEVRQPD, from the coding sequence ATGAATTTCCAGCTTCCTCAGCCACTCAGTAATCTGCTTAAAGCTAGTAGCTTTTGGCAAGACAACTATTTAATATTGCGAGAATTTAAACACTTTCGCAAAATTGCAATTTTAGCTCTGATTTTCTCAATTTTGGCGGCAACCTTTGAAGGTGTAAGTATTGGTTTCTTACTTTCCTTTTTGCAAAGCTTAACTAGCCCAAATGCTCAACCTGTCCAAACAGGAATAGAATGGTTTGATCTTTGGATTTTGGGAGCCAAGACATCAGCAATTAATCGTTTATATCGCGTATCTTTACTGATTCTATTGAGTACTTGGTTACGTGCCACCTTCAATTATTTTTCTCAAGTCTATACTGAATTATCTCAACTACATCTTGCCGATCGCTTACGCAAGCAAATTTTTGAACAGTTACAATCCTTATCGCTAAGTTACTTTAGTAAAACTCGCTCCGGTGAACTAATTAACACAATTACTACAGAGATTGAAAGAATCAGACAAGGTTTTAGTGGCGGAGCTTTTTTAGTAACTAGAGGACTAACAACCTTTGTCTACTTAATATCAATGTTTTTGATATCATGGCAATTGACGATAATATCAGCATTGCTATTTACACTTTTAGGTGTGGGGTTGTCAAATCTCAATGCTAGAGTCAGAGAATCAAGTTTTGGTATGACAACTGCTAATGCTAATTTTACATCAACAGCCATAGAATTTATTAATGGCATTCGCACTGTTCATTCTTGTGGTACTCAAGAATTTGAGCGTCAACGTTACTATCAAGCTAGCGATAAGGTAATAAGTAGTACAACAAAGGTTGTATTTACCTGGACACTTGTGAAGCCAATTGCCGAAGGGGTAGCAACTACGGTATTAATCGGAATGATTATTTTGGCATTCACTAGTCTTGTCACTAATGGAACGCTACAAGTTGCTTCTTTGCTAACCTTTTTCTTTGTACTATTTCGCTTTATCCCATTTGTTCAAGATATTAATGGCACGAGAGCATATCTCAGTACTTTACATGGTTCAGCAGACAATATTAAAAATCTGTTGACAAGTGATGAAAAATATTACTTTCAAAATGGCAGAGTTGAGTTTAAGGGATTAAAAAGGTCAATAGATTTAGTATCTGTGGATTTTGGCTATGATGATAAAAATTTAGTACTGCATAATATTACCCTGACGATTGAAAAGGGAAAGATGACAGCGTTAGTCGGAGCATCTGGCGCTGGTAAAACAACTCTTGCTGATTTGATTCCCCGATTTTATAATGCTACAGATGGATATATTTACATTGATGAAATCGATATCCGGCAGTTTGAAATTAACTCTCTACGTCACAAAATAGCTGTTGTCAGTCAGGATACTTTTATCTTCAATACTAATGTTTGGCAGAATATTTCTTACGGAACTCCAGAGGCGACGAATGAGGAAATTCAAGAGGCCGCTAAACTAGCGAATGCACTAGAATTTATTTTGGAAATGCCCGAAGGTTTTGATACCCAATTAGGAGATCGGGGTGTTAGATTATCTGGAGGACAAAGGCAGCGAATTGCTATTGCACGAGCTTTACTGCGGAACCCAGAAATTTTGATTTTGGATGAAGCAACTAGCGCCTTAGATTCGCTATCTGAGCGCTTAATTCAAGATTCATTAGAAAAGCTATCTGTTGGTAAAACAGTAATTGCGATCGCTCACCGTCTTTCTACTATTTCTAAAGCAGATAAAGTTGTAGTTTTAGAACAGGGACGAATAGTAGAGCAAGGTAAGTATCAAGAACTATTGGAACTAAAAGGCAAGCTTTGGAAATATCATCAAATGCAGTATGAAGTAAGGCAGCCAGATTAG
- a CDS encoding glycosyltransferase family 2 protein: MRNTVLIPTYRRPQDLSRCLLALQEQTKPVDQVIVVVRDTDAETWQFLAQYTAHNLPLHTVKVTQPGVVAALNAGLAVVEGDIVSITDDDAAPHPDWLERIAACFTCDSRLGGLGGRDWIYHGSKLEDESRPVVGQLQWFGRVIGNHHLGVGEPREVDILKGVNMSFRTQAIGQLRFDERMRGTGAQVHFEMAFTLALKRAGWKIIYDPYVAVDHYPAQRFDEDQRNNFNEIAFINLVHNETLVLLEHLPFIRRIIFLFWAVFVGTCDSLGLLQWLRFLPSQGQLAGKKLLASWRGRWQGYKEFLIRN, encoded by the coding sequence ATGCGGAACACCGTTCTGATACCGACTTATCGCCGTCCACAAGACCTCTCACGCTGCCTTTTGGCGCTACAGGAGCAAACTAAACCAGTCGATCAGGTGATAGTGGTTGTCCGCGATACGGATGCAGAAACGTGGCAATTTCTGGCGCAATACACAGCGCACAACTTGCCACTGCATACCGTGAAAGTGACACAACCAGGGGTAGTAGCAGCCCTCAACGCCGGACTAGCAGTAGTGGAGGGCGATATTGTTTCTATTACTGATGATGATGCCGCACCCCACCCGGATTGGTTAGAGCGGATTGCAGCTTGCTTTACCTGCGATAGTCGCCTCGGCGGACTAGGAGGGCGTGATTGGATATACCACGGCAGCAAATTAGAAGACGAATCCCGCCCAGTAGTGGGACAGTTGCAGTGGTTTGGGCGAGTGATTGGCAACCATCACCTGGGAGTGGGAGAACCCCGCGAAGTCGATATTCTCAAGGGCGTGAACATGAGTTTTCGTACCCAAGCAATCGGACAACTGCGCTTTGACGAGCGGATGCGCGGTACTGGAGCGCAGGTACACTTTGAAATGGCATTCACTCTGGCATTAAAGCGGGCTGGTTGGAAGATAATTTACGATCCTTACGTTGCTGTAGATCATTATCCAGCACAACGTTTTGACGAAGATCAGCGAAATAACTTTAATGAAATTGCCTTTATTAATTTAGTCCATAATGAAACCTTAGTTTTACTAGAGCATTTACCATTTATCCGCCGAATTATATTTTTGTTCTGGGCAGTATTTGTGGGTACATGCGATAGTTTGGGCTTACTACAATGGCTGAGATTTTTACCTAGCCAAGGGCAGTTGGCGGGGAAAAAGTTATTAGCATCTTGGCGTGGGCGTTGGCAAGGATATAAAGAATTCCTAATTCGTAATTGA
- a CDS encoding glycosyltransferase family 4 protein, translating to MSQEIFDKDLIYQCSNFGVGGSGGVETYLASLFEHRPPDVSDRVIKSLKNIDQSQFKLLHIHSPDLLLQLTGECPAIFSVHNHSFYCPSGTKYLAEQRTICDRNFSYLGCTWGKLVDKCGSRRPLRTLRELQTTHQFLDVLKRLKITFIANSEYVRQELIENGVSPEQTLTLHCGISIPETATFPLSLEVHQNHRILFAGRIVSDKGLEWLLKTLIHTDPKIQLDIAGEGWERPRLEKLATTLGLNKRITWHGWCDSDKLDKLYQQCFAVIFPSVWPEPAGLVTLEAYSRCRPVIGSAVGGIPEHLRDGETGILVPSNNIQKLADAINELYRDYQKSRYMGEQGHTLLMKEFTMAAHVNNLRTIYAKTIAEFPSPANKLYSISQAR from the coding sequence ATGTCCCAGGAAATCTTTGACAAAGACCTAATCTATCAATGCTCAAATTTTGGTGTCGGTGGGAGCGGAGGTGTTGAAACTTACTTAGCTTCTCTGTTTGAACATCGACCACCTGATGTTAGCGATCGCGTGATAAAATCACTTAAAAATATCGATCAAAGCCAGTTCAAACTGCTGCACATCCACAGTCCAGATTTGCTATTACAGCTTACAGGCGAATGTCCTGCTATCTTCAGCGTTCATAATCACTCATTCTACTGCCCTAGTGGCACAAAGTATTTAGCAGAGCAACGGACAATCTGCGATCGCAACTTCTCTTACTTAGGATGTACCTGGGGTAAATTAGTAGATAAATGTGGTAGCCGTAGACCTTTAAGAACTCTTAGAGAACTTCAAACCACTCATCAGTTTTTAGATGTCTTGAAAAGGCTAAAAATTACTTTTATTGCTAATAGCGAATATGTGCGACAAGAGTTAATTGAAAACGGTGTATCTCCAGAACAAACTCTAACGCTACACTGTGGAATATCTATACCAGAAACAGCAACTTTTCCCCTCAGCTTAGAAGTACATCAAAATCATAGAATTTTGTTTGCTGGACGAATTGTTTCTGATAAAGGTCTGGAATGGTTACTCAAAACCTTAATACATACAGATCCAAAAATTCAACTTGATATTGCAGGTGAAGGTTGGGAACGGCCACGGTTAGAAAAGTTAGCAACTACACTCGGATTGAATAAGCGAATCACTTGGCATGGTTGGTGCGACTCGGATAAATTAGATAAACTTTATCAACAATGTTTTGCAGTCATTTTTCCCAGTGTTTGGCCTGAACCTGCCGGTCTTGTAACTCTGGAAGCATACTCTCGTTGTCGACCTGTAATTGGTAGTGCAGTTGGAGGGATTCCAGAACATTTACGAGATGGAGAAACCGGTATTCTTGTTCCAAGCAATAATATCCAAAAGCTGGCTGATGCTATTAATGAATTATATAGAGATTATCAAAAAAGTCGATACATGGGTGAGCAAGGTCATACTTTATTGATGAAGGAATTTACAATGGCTGCTCATGTAAATAATCTCCGAACAATTTATGCAAAAACAATAGCTGAATTTCCTTCCCCAGCCAACAAACTATATAGTATTTCTCAAGCTAGATAA
- a CDS encoding glycosyltransferase family 4 protein has protein sequence MKLCIVTHKIKKGDGQGRVNYEVANEAIRRGHHLTLLASEVAPELENNSQVNWIKILVKGYPTEFVRNLIFAQKSADWLRKYRSDIDLVKVNGAINLAAADVNAVHFVHSSWLRSPVHISRNRRDLYGFYQWLFTAFNARWEKQAFQKAQVVVAVSEKVAQELVNIGVPRSRIRVIVNGVDLEEFTPGQSDRQKLGLPQNVTLALFAGDIRTPRKNLDTVLHALVKVPDLHLAVVGHIEGSPFPQLAASLGLSERVHFVGFRRDIPEIMRSVDLFIFPSRYEACSLVLLEALSSGLPVITATATGGAELVTPECGIVLPDSNDIDALAVAMMSLVSVDMLMQQMSQAARSVAEQHSWTAMAQTYVDLFEELSKNAEHRSDTDLSPSTRPLTLPFGATGAN, from the coding sequence ATGAAACTTTGTATTGTTACTCATAAAATCAAAAAAGGTGATGGTCAAGGGCGGGTAAACTATGAAGTTGCAAATGAAGCAATTCGTCGCGGTCATCACTTGACATTATTAGCTAGTGAAGTCGCACCAGAACTAGAAAATAATAGCCAAGTTAATTGGATTAAAATTCTAGTCAAAGGCTATCCTACAGAATTTGTACGTAATTTAATATTTGCCCAAAAAAGTGCAGATTGGTTACGTAAATATCGCTCTGACATTGATTTAGTTAAAGTCAATGGAGCAATTAATCTGGCTGCGGCTGATGTGAATGCTGTACATTTTGTCCACAGTTCATGGTTGCGATCGCCTGTTCATATTTCTCGCAACCGCCGCGATTTATATGGTTTTTATCAATGGCTGTTTACGGCGTTTAATGCCCGTTGGGAAAAACAGGCTTTCCAAAAGGCGCAGGTTGTGGTGGCTGTATCTGAAAAAGTAGCTCAAGAATTAGTCAACATTGGTGTACCGCGTTCTCGAATTCGGGTAATTGTCAATGGCGTTGACTTAGAAGAGTTTACCCCTGGCCAAAGCGACCGCCAAAAATTAGGTTTACCGCAGAATGTCACCCTAGCCTTGTTTGCTGGAGATATCCGCACACCCAGAAAGAATTTAGATACAGTACTACACGCCTTGGTGAAAGTACCCGATTTACATTTGGCGGTGGTAGGTCATATCGAAGGTAGTCCCTTCCCTCAATTAGCGGCATCCTTGGGGTTAAGCGAACGCGTGCATTTTGTCGGATTTCGCCGTGATATCCCCGAAATTATGCGGTCAGTAGATTTATTTATTTTTCCTTCCCGATATGAAGCTTGTAGCCTCGTATTGTTAGAAGCACTTTCTTCAGGACTACCAGTAATTACTGCCACAGCTACGGGGGGTGCAGAGTTAGTGACACCAGAATGTGGCATTGTCTTACCCGACTCAAATGATATTGATGCTTTGGCTGTGGCGATGATGTCCTTGGTAAGTGTAGATATGCTAATGCAGCAAATGAGTCAAGCTGCTCGTTCTGTGGCAGAACAACACAGCTGGACTGCTATGGCACAAACTTATGTGGATCTATTCGAGGAGTTAAGCAAGAATGCGGAACACCGTTCTGATACCGACTTATCGCCGTCCACAAGACCTCTCACGCTGCCTTTTGGCGCTACAGGAGCAAACTAA
- a CDS encoding glucose-6-phosphate isomerase produces MNSKQILFNSFLQENYSPEERSLQGWMAIAGFILLTVVCYFAGATAALRLIFPVTALVVAVFLYLRHPILYIGFTWWIWFLTPLATRLVDYRVGWDASRQMLIAPYLVVFITIATFLRHFPRASRQGGLPFVLAFIGVFYGFLIGLIYNPPIPVARGLMDWLSPVIFAFHLFINWRDYPSYRQNIQRTFLWCVLILGTYGVYQFVVAPEWDRYWLIQSKLFMSSGNPVPFGMRVWSTLHSVGPFGSVMQAGLLLLFTGSGNLIFPASAVGYLSFLLTQARTNWGGWLFGIIMIMGSVRAKIQMRLITIIVVMAICVVPLTTIEPIAGVVAARFETFSNIQEDGSFKDRSGTYDRNLGLALSNGLGNGLGNIWKVNEKTGQIEVVVIDSGILDMFFTLGWFGGIFYMGGLIFLIITVSSYGEGRFDSFVSAARAIGISSASQLVIGSGMLSVSGMILWGFLAMAMAGHKYYSNPQMLSNIPNFSNKSRIS; encoded by the coding sequence ATGAATTCTAAGCAGATACTTTTCAATAGTTTTTTACAAGAAAACTATTCTCCCGAAGAGCGATCGCTACAGGGTTGGATGGCGATCGCAGGCTTTATATTACTAACTGTAGTTTGCTATTTTGCTGGTGCTACTGCCGCATTACGCCTAATTTTTCCGGTGACAGCTTTAGTAGTAGCCGTATTTTTATACTTGCGGCATCCCATTCTCTACATTGGCTTTACCTGGTGGATTTGGTTTCTCACACCCTTAGCTACTCGCTTAGTTGACTATCGGGTGGGCTGGGATGCTAGCCGTCAAATGCTTATAGCACCCTACTTGGTGGTGTTTATTACTATAGCAACATTTTTGCGACACTTTCCCCGCGCCTCTCGTCAAGGGGGTTTACCGTTTGTTTTGGCTTTTATCGGAGTGTTCTATGGCTTTCTCATCGGTCTAATTTACAATCCACCTATTCCTGTAGCGCGCGGATTGATGGATTGGCTCAGTCCTGTTATTTTCGCTTTTCACTTATTTATAAACTGGCGAGATTATCCCAGCTATCGCCAGAATATTCAGCGAACATTTCTCTGGTGTGTGTTGATTTTAGGAACTTATGGCGTATATCAATTTGTCGTAGCTCCTGAATGGGATAGGTACTGGCTCATACAATCAAAATTATTCATGAGTTCTGGAAACCCTGTACCTTTCGGGATGCGCGTCTGGAGTACATTACACTCAGTCGGCCCTTTTGGTTCTGTTATGCAGGCTGGGTTACTATTGCTATTTACAGGTTCAGGAAACTTAATTTTTCCGGCTTCAGCTGTTGGTTACTTATCTTTTCTATTAACACAAGCACGTACTAATTGGGGAGGCTGGTTATTTGGAATAATTATGATTATGGGTTCAGTCAGAGCCAAAATTCAAATGCGCTTAATTACCATAATTGTGGTCATGGCTATTTGTGTTGTGCCATTGACAACTATCGAACCAATTGCTGGGGTGGTAGCAGCACGTTTTGAAACTTTTTCTAATATTCAAGAAGATGGCAGCTTTAAAGATAGATCAGGAACTTACGACAGAAATCTTGGTTTAGCCCTTTCTAATGGTCTAGGTAACGGCTTAGGAAATATTTGGAAGGTCAACGAAAAAACTGGTCAAATTGAAGTCGTGGTAATTGATAGTGGCATTCTAGATATGTTTTTCACCCTTGGTTGGTTTGGAGGCATATTTTATATGGGTGGATTAATCTTTTTAATTATTACTGTTAGCAGCTATGGTGAAGGTCGTTTCGATAGTTTTGTCAGTGCTGCCCGCGCCATTGGGATCAGTTCTGCTTCACAGTTAGTTATCGGTAGCGGGATGTTGAGCGTGTCAGGGATGATTCTTTGGGGATTTTTAGCTATGGCTATGGCAGGACACAAATACTATAGCAATCCTCAGATGCTCTCCAACATTCCTAACTTTTCTAATAAATCAAGGATCTCATAA
- a CDS encoding GumC family protein, with protein MVQTSLNPHLAPASENEPSYGQMFAVFVRRFPWFLAVLISSIAIASIVTVKTKPTYKSSMQLLVEPNYQGKTEGAAGVDNQFTDSNVVIDTATQLNLMQSSGLIQKAVDKLQSNYPDITSAEIKASLVLTQIRSKEDNVATKIFQVEYTAGDPEKTQKVLDAIRQVYLEYNKQQQSSRLQKGLQIIREQLSKASEEVNAAETNLQRFRRNQNLIDPESQAKAIETALNNLSQERQTTRAQYGEALARQKSLEEQLNRSPQNALVASRLSQSTRYQGLLNEIQKSELALAQERLRFTDQTPSVQKLKEQLQGQKELLQQEVGRTLGEKSAGAFTSGDSLLEKGQLGQIDLSLAGQLVETQTTIVALTARDQSLAQKENELRFEIKRFPPLLAYYNRMLPQLQFSRERLEQLLRAEQQLRQELSKGGFNWEVVEDPQKGAQLGPNLQQNLLLGAVVGLMLGGIAAFIRESADDAVHTTAELEKQMAMPLLGTTPKLPPAKPRESMIKLPFGKPEVLAPWTIQVLQSPPRWESLDLIYKNIELLNTVTNLKSLMITSALADEGKSALALGLAMSAARLHKKVLLIDANLRDPSLHHQLNLPNEQGLSTLLASDTTLPNQISLQYSGSSYIDILTAGPKPTDPANLLSSPRMMQLMAAFEENYDLVLIDAPPVLGLVDAMLTASSCRSVVMVASIGLVTRSQLNQATAMLSKLNLIGVVANGVSNSSSNYVPNIKQQQLALRQAVEK; from the coding sequence GTGGTTCAAACTAGTCTAAATCCTCATCTAGCTCCAGCTTCTGAAAATGAGCCAAGTTACGGGCAAATGTTTGCCGTATTTGTGCGGAGATTTCCTTGGTTCTTAGCAGTATTAATTAGTTCTATTGCTATTGCCAGCATAGTAACTGTAAAAACAAAGCCTACTTATAAAAGTTCTATGCAACTGCTAGTAGAACCTAACTATCAAGGTAAAACAGAAGGTGCTGCGGGGGTAGACAATCAGTTTACTGACTCTAACGTGGTCATAGATACTGCCACTCAGCTTAACTTGATGCAAAGTTCGGGACTCATCCAAAAAGCAGTTGATAAACTTCAGTCTAATTATCCAGATATAACTTCAGCTGAAATTAAAGCTTCTTTGGTCTTAACTCAAATCAGGAGCAAAGAAGATAATGTTGCTACTAAAATATTTCAAGTTGAATACACTGCTGGAGATCCTGAAAAGACCCAAAAAGTTCTAGATGCAATTCGACAAGTTTATCTGGAATATAACAAACAACAACAGAGTTCGCGTTTACAAAAAGGTCTGCAAATCATCAGGGAACAGTTAAGTAAAGCCAGTGAAGAAGTAAACGCCGCTGAGACAAATTTACAAAGATTTCGCAGAAATCAGAACTTAATCGATCCAGAGTCACAGGCCAAAGCGATTGAAACAGCTTTGAACAATCTTTCTCAAGAAAGACAGACAACTCGTGCTCAATATGGAGAAGCTTTAGCACGCCAAAAATCTTTAGAAGAACAACTTAACCGTTCTCCCCAAAATGCTCTAGTTGCTTCTCGTTTGAGTCAGTCTACGCGCTATCAAGGTTTACTAAACGAAATTCAAAAAAGCGAATTGGCACTAGCACAAGAACGCTTACGCTTTACAGATCAAACTCCAAGTGTGCAAAAGCTTAAAGAACAGCTTCAGGGACAGAAGGAATTATTGCAACAAGAGGTAGGAAGAACTTTAGGCGAAAAGTCTGCTGGTGCATTCACTTCTGGAGACTCTCTTCTCGAAAAAGGACAGCTAGGCCAAATTGATCTCAGCCTTGCTGGTCAGTTAGTAGAAACGCAGACAACTATAGTTGCTTTAACTGCTCGCGATCAAAGTTTGGCCCAGAAAGAAAACGAGTTGCGTTTTGAAATTAAACGCTTCCCGCCTCTGTTGGCTTATTACAATCGGATGCTACCGCAGTTGCAATTTAGTCGTGAAAGATTAGAGCAGCTTTTAAGAGCAGAACAACAATTACGGCAAGAACTTTCCAAGGGTGGATTTAATTGGGAAGTGGTAGAAGATCCTCAAAAAGGCGCACAATTAGGCCCCAATCTCCAGCAGAATTTGCTCTTAGGTGCTGTGGTTGGCTTAATGTTAGGAGGTATTGCTGCCTTTATTCGGGAATCGGCTGATGATGCAGTTCACACCACTGCTGAGTTAGAGAAGCAAATGGCTATGCCGTTGTTGGGAACAACTCCCAAGTTACCGCCAGCCAAACCCAGAGAATCGATGATCAAGTTGCCTTTTGGTAAGCCAGAAGTTCTCGCACCCTGGACGATTCAGGTATTGCAATCTCCACCGCGTTGGGAATCGCTGGATCTGATTTACAAAAACATCGAACTTTTAAATACTGTTACTAATTTAAAATCTTTGATGATTACCTCGGCTTTAGCCGATGAGGGGAAATCAGCTTTGGCGTTGGGTTTGGCAATGAGTGCTGCCCGTTTACACAAAAAGGTACTGCTGATTGATGCCAACTTACGCGACCCCAGTTTGCACCATCAACTGAATCTTCCTAATGAGCAGGGGCTTTCAACTTTATTGGCGAGTGATACAACTCTACCCAACCAAATTAGTCTTCAATACTCAGGCTCTTCCTACATCGATATTTTGACAGCTGGCCCCAAACCTACCGACCCAGCTAATCTGTTGAGTTCCCCTCGGATGATGCAATTAATGGCAGCATTTGAGGAAAATTATGATTTGGTACTGATAGATGCTCCCCCAGTTCTCGGCTTGGTGGATGCTATGCTTACCGCATCATCTTGTCGTAGCGTGGTTATGGTGGCAAGCATTGGTCTTGTGACACGAAGTCAGCTTAATCAAGCGACAGCTATGTTGAGTAAGTTAAATCTAATTGGGGTTGTAGCTAATGGGGTATCCAACTCTAGTAGTAATTACGTACCTAATATCAAACAACAGCAATTAGCTCTACGTCAAGCTGTAGAAAAATAG
- the hepC gene encoding heterocyst development glycosyltransferase HepC has product MTTSIIPTLENLYDLTQSHQDNRGYCTLQWRRGKLLVKVPGRVKQPYLASLDNKRSLVECLQHSPVSLVSIDPKLGEALLRFWADACEAAQKPIFLSIPAGKKLPNQPLRQLQRVIDWIAAFILLLLVSPVMLGLIVLMQVYSPGSLFCHEWRVGERGKLFQAMSFCTHNTTQLARWMGKYNLDNLPQLFNVLRGDMSLTGSRCWTLEDAVQLNKLPEITASWEVEAQSHLLHLDSQIL; this is encoded by the coding sequence ATGACAACTTCAATAATTCCAACTCTAGAGAATTTATATGATCTAACCCAGTCACACCAAGATAATCGTGGGTACTGCACACTTCAGTGGCGACGGGGTAAGCTTTTGGTGAAAGTGCCTGGACGAGTTAAACAACCATATCTAGCTTCATTAGATAATAAGCGATCGCTAGTAGAATGCTTACAACATTCTCCAGTAAGTTTGGTCAGTATAGATCCAAAATTGGGTGAGGCTTTGCTCAGGTTTTGGGCAGATGCATGTGAAGCAGCTCAAAAACCAATATTCCTAAGCATACCTGCTGGCAAAAAACTTCCTAACCAACCCTTGAGACAATTGCAGCGAGTAATTGATTGGATTGCTGCTTTCATATTGCTGCTATTAGTAAGTCCAGTCATGTTGGGATTGATTGTATTGATGCAGGTTTACTCGCCAGGGTCACTTTTTTGTCATGAATGGCGTGTTGGGGAACGGGGTAAACTCTTTCAAGCGATGAGCTTTTGCACCCACAATACCACACAGCTAGCGCGTTGGATGGGTAAATACAATCTCGACAATCTGCCACAGTTATTTAACGTGCTACGGGGTGACATGAGTTTAACCGGATCTCGTTGTTGGACTTTGGAAGATGCAGTACAGCTAAATAAATTACCAGAAATTACAGCTTCATGGGAAGTAGAGGCACAGTCTCATCTATTACATTTGGATAGCCAAATCCTGTAA